In one Watersipora subatra chromosome 6, tzWatSuba1.1, whole genome shotgun sequence genomic region, the following are encoded:
- the LOC137398320 gene encoding protein FAM200C-like, which yields MASKKRKYDNSYSDYGFTCLTTKNKEEKPQCLICHTIMTNDSMKPAKLKLHLSSQHPDLVNHDRTFFERQETSLNMRLFSDGAFQVAQDKVVEASYAVALQTAKQKKPYTIGEQLIKPCAQQMVELMLSNVAKRYRIYLTATYGSLDQVVGNLDVTLA from the coding sequence atggCCAGCAAGAAAAGAAAATATGACAATTCATATTCAGACTATGGGTTCACCTGTttgacaacaaaaaataaagaagAGAAACCTCAGTGTTTGATCTGTCATACGATAATGACTAACGATTCCATGAAGCCTGCTAAGCTAAAATTACATCTAAGTTCCCAACACCCTGATCTAGTGAATCATGACAGAACATTTTTTGAACGACAGGAAACATCCTTGAATATGAGACTTTTTTCTGATGGAGCTTTTCAGGTAGCTCAAGACAAGGTGGTTGAAGCATCATATGCAGTTGCATTACAAACTGCAAAACAGAAAAAACCTTATACAATTGGGGAGCAGCTAATTAAGCCCTGTGCTCAGCAGATGGTGGAGCTCATGCTTAGCAACGTGGCCAAAAGATATCGCATATATCTTACGGCCACTTATGGTTCACTAGATCAGGTTGTTGGAAACTTAGATGTAACTTTAGCTTAG
- the LOC137398321 gene encoding zinc finger BED domain-containing protein 5-like — MSENIKKQLVEEIRNAPFGLFSIQLDESIDVELCAQLLAIIRYVNNENIKEEFLFRSALKTTMRASDIFDKVLQIFETEKLSWENLCNCCTDAVPSMLGSSSGFQTRVKQLVPDVKGVHCMIHRQALAAKTFPKSFSAILNQVFRIVNYIKGVSLNSRLFKELCENMEAEHQVLLYHTNVYWLFKGNVTARTFKLREEIKIFCEQNNKAEFKIWLKDEVWLHNLAYLANIFDQINKLNCQMQGRNTNIVKFTDALKAFLCKLELWRKKLAQDNFSMFELLSLILEPKDKESISMPESLQSNIISHLGSLKSEFRHYFPEVSESEPSLVRNDFRCFAESLPDELQEELIDLQKRLICQRCL; from the coding sequence ATGAGTGAAAACATCAAGAAACAGTTGGTAGAGGAAATTCGAAATGCACCTTTTGGATTGTTTTCTATTCAACTTGATGAATCAATAGATGTGGAATTGTGTGCTCAGTTGTTGGCCATTATTAGATATGTCAACAATGAAAACATCAAAGAGGAGTTCCTTTTCCGCAGTGCACTCAAAACAACTATGCGAGCCTCTGACATTTTTGacaaggttttacaaatctTTGAGACTGAAAAACTGTCATGGGAAAATTTATGCAATTGCTGTACAGATGCTGTTCCATCAATGTTAGGATCTAGCTCTGGCttccaaacaagagtgaaacagTTAGTTCCAGATGTCAAAGGCGTACATTGTATGATACACAGACAAGCTTTGGCTGCTAAAACCTTTCCTAAATCATTCTCAGCAATCCTCAATCAGGTATTTCGCATAGTAAACTATATCAAAGGTGTTTCCCTGAATTCTAGATTGTTTAAAGAACTATGCGAAAATATGGAAGCGGAGCATCAAGTTCTTTTATATCACACAAAtgtttattggcttttcaaagGAAACGTAACTGCAAGGACATTCAAACTACGAGAAGAAATTAAGATTTTTTGTGAACAGAACAACAAAGCAGAATTCAAAATATGGCTGAAAGATGAAGTTTGGCTGCATAATCTGGCCTACTTGGCGAACATATTTGACCAAATTAACAAACTTAATTGCCAGATGCAAGGAAGAAACACAAACATAGTCAAGTTCACAGATGCCTTGAAAGCATTCCTATGCAAACTTGAATTATGGAGGAAAAAGTTAGCTCAAGATAATTTTTCTATGTTTGAATTGCTTTCTTTGATTCTAGAGCCCAAAGATAAAGAGTCTATTTCAATGCCTGAATCATTACAAAGTAATATTATATCTCACTTGGGTTCTCTGAAGTCAGAGTTTCGGCACTATTTTCCTGAGGTGAGTGAATCAGAACCGAGCCTTGTCAGAAATGATTTCCGCTGTTTTGCTGAAAGCTTACCTGATGAGCTGCAGGAGGAACTCATAGATTTGCAAAAAAGACTCATCTGCCAAAGatgtttatga
- the LOC137398682 gene encoding uncharacterized protein isoform X4, which produces MADQQEVDAINRDNYEDVTFDGWLKSLGRITQLWSDRRISSSVCQHHAFSNCFLASIAVHFESPDINPLSILVQICSHARKMAKYYSIFLQGGKKKFLLMIDCLEQRGDYSEIQQHLIPVFKITEVALGKDLLVVNRNNMDVVFGEKDRPITPETIIVTVNGFSNSFCGTKTVRKDELTEKDI; this is translated from the exons ATGGCTGATCAACAGGAAGTAGATGCTATCAACAGAGACAACTATGAAGATG TTACATTTGACGGTTGGCTCAAGTCACTTGGTCGAATCACTCAGTTATGGTCTGACAGGAGGATTTCATCATCAGTTTGCCAACATCATGCTTTTAGCAATTGCTTCCTTGCATCCATAGCAGTGCATTTCGAAAGCCCTGATATTAATCCTTTATCTATATTAGTTCAAATCTGCTCTCATGCAAGAAAGATGGCCAAGTACTACTCCATCTTTCTTCAGGGAGGAAAAAAGAAATTTCTATTGATGATAGACTGCTTGGAACAAAGAGGAGATTACAGTGAAATTCAACAACATCTGATCCCTGTGTTTAAAATAACAGAAGTTGCACTAGGAAAGGATTTACTTgtagtaaatagaaataacaTGGATGTTGTTTTTGGAGAGAAAGATAGACCGATAACTCCTGAAACTATAATTGTGACAGTCAATGGGTTCAGCAATTCATTCTGTGGAACAAAAACAG TGAGGAAAGACGAGTTGACTGAAAAAGATATATGA
- the LOC137398682 gene encoding uncharacterized protein isoform X3 yields MADQQEVDAINRDNYEDDRVMTDEQISLHCTPRLPSYYPAKFWNLRTNFVHDKITFDGWLKSLGRITQLWSDRRISSSVCQHHAFSNCFLASIAVHFESPDINPLSILVQICSHARKMAKYYSIFLQGGKKKFLLMIDCLEQRGDYSEIQQHLIPVFKITEVALGKDLLVVNRNNMDVVFGEKDRPITPETIIVTVNGFSNSFCGTKTVRKDELTEKDI; encoded by the exons ATGGCTGATCAACAGGAAGTAGATGCTATCAACAGAGACAACTATGAAGATG ATCGGGTGATGACAGACGAACAGATTTCTCTTCATTGTACTCCGAGACTTCCCAGTTACTATCCTGCAAAATTTTGGAATTTGCGCACTAATTTTGTCCATGACAAAA TTACATTTGACGGTTGGCTCAAGTCACTTGGTCGAATCACTCAGTTATGGTCTGACAGGAGGATTTCATCATCAGTTTGCCAACATCATGCTTTTAGCAATTGCTTCCTTGCATCCATAGCAGTGCATTTCGAAAGCCCTGATATTAATCCTTTATCTATATTAGTTCAAATCTGCTCTCATGCAAGAAAGATGGCCAAGTACTACTCCATCTTTCTTCAGGGAGGAAAAAAGAAATTTCTATTGATGATAGACTGCTTGGAACAAAGAGGAGATTACAGTGAAATTCAACAACATCTGATCCCTGTGTTTAAAATAACAGAAGTTGCACTAGGAAAGGATTTACTTgtagtaaatagaaataacaTGGATGTTGTTTTTGGAGAGAAAGATAGACCGATAACTCCTGAAACTATAATTGTGACAGTCAATGGGTTCAGCAATTCATTCTGTGGAACAAAAACAG TGAGGAAAGACGAGTTGACTGAAAAAGATATATGA
- the LOC137398682 gene encoding uncharacterized protein isoform X2, whose translation MADQQEVDAINRDNYEDDRVMTDEQISLHCTPRLPSYYPAKFWNLRTNFVHDKSIDATVTFDGWLKSLGRITQLWSDRRISSSVCQHHAFSNCFLASIAVHFESPDINPLSILVQICSHARKMAKYYSIFLQGGKKKFLLMIDCLEQRGDYSEIQQHLIPVFKITEVALGKDLLVVNRNNMDVVFGEKDRPITPETIIVTVNGFSNSFCGTKTVSEEELTEKDA comes from the exons ATGGCTGATCAACAGGAAGTAGATGCTATCAACAGAGACAACTATGAAGATG ATCGGGTGATGACAGACGAACAGATTTCTCTTCATTGTACTCCGAGACTTCCCAGTTACTATCCTGCAAAATTTTGGAATTTGCGCACTAATTTTGTCCATGACAAAAGTATAGATGCTACAG TTACATTTGACGGTTGGCTCAAGTCACTTGGTCGAATCACTCAGTTATGGTCTGACAGGAGGATTTCATCATCAGTTTGCCAACATCATGCTTTTAGCAATTGCTTCCTTGCATCCATAGCAGTGCATTTCGAAAGCCCTGATATTAATCCTTTATCTATATTAGTTCAAATCTGCTCTCATGCAAGAAAGATGGCCAAGTACTACTCCATCTTTCTTCAGGGAGGAAAAAAGAAATTTCTATTGATGATAGACTGCTTGGAACAAAGAGGAGATTACAGTGAAATTCAACAACATCTGATCCCTGTGTTTAAAATAACAGAAGTTGCACTAGGAAAGGATTTACTTgtagtaaatagaaataacaTGGATGTTGTTTTTGGAGAGAAAGATAGACCGATAACTCCTGAAACTATAATTGTGACAGTCAATGGGTTCAGCAATTCATTCTGTGGAACAAAAACAG
- the LOC137398682 gene encoding uncharacterized protein isoform X1, which produces MADQQEVDAINRDNYEDDRVMTDEQISLHCTPRLPSYYPAKFWNLRTNFVHDKSIDATVTFDGWLKSLGRITQLWSDRRISSSVCQHHAFSNCFLASIAVHFESPDINPLSILVQICSHARKMAKYYSIFLQGGKKKFLLMIDCLEQRGDYSEIQQHLIPVFKITEVALGKDLLVVNRNNMDVVFGEKDRPITPETIIVTVNGFSNSFCGTKTVRKDELTEKDI; this is translated from the exons ATGGCTGATCAACAGGAAGTAGATGCTATCAACAGAGACAACTATGAAGATG ATCGGGTGATGACAGACGAACAGATTTCTCTTCATTGTACTCCGAGACTTCCCAGTTACTATCCTGCAAAATTTTGGAATTTGCGCACTAATTTTGTCCATGACAAAAGTATAGATGCTACAG TTACATTTGACGGTTGGCTCAAGTCACTTGGTCGAATCACTCAGTTATGGTCTGACAGGAGGATTTCATCATCAGTTTGCCAACATCATGCTTTTAGCAATTGCTTCCTTGCATCCATAGCAGTGCATTTCGAAAGCCCTGATATTAATCCTTTATCTATATTAGTTCAAATCTGCTCTCATGCAAGAAAGATGGCCAAGTACTACTCCATCTTTCTTCAGGGAGGAAAAAAGAAATTTCTATTGATGATAGACTGCTTGGAACAAAGAGGAGATTACAGTGAAATTCAACAACATCTGATCCCTGTGTTTAAAATAACAGAAGTTGCACTAGGAAAGGATTTACTTgtagtaaatagaaataacaTGGATGTTGTTTTTGGAGAGAAAGATAGACCGATAACTCCTGAAACTATAATTGTGACAGTCAATGGGTTCAGCAATTCATTCTGTGGAACAAAAACAG TGAGGAAAGACGAGTTGACTGAAAAAGATATATGA